The genomic window GGCGCACCATCCCGGTCGAAAATGTCGCCGCCGAACGTGTAGAGGAAGGCGTGCGGGGCACAGCAGTCCCACTTCTTTATGGCGGCTGGTGGGCACACAAATACGTCGGCTGGGGTGATGACCTCGTGCGGCACATGGCGTCCCTTCAGCATTTTCTTGAGCAGATGGTACTGCTTGTAGCCCGCACCACGGACATGCACCGGGCTGCAGGGCTCTAGCTGTgtcagcagccgctggagaAATAACTCCTTCGTGGTGCTCGAGCAACACACGGCTAGCGTTGTCTTGCGAGTGCACTCCGGCTGCGGCTCGATCTGGATTGGTCCCGGCAGTAGCTCTCCGTCAAACACCACAAACGGCGACGCAAGTGCCGGTGTGTTCAGCACGACCGATAGACCGGGCACACACGACTTTACCGGCGTCTCTGTCACGGCTGGGTCGTCGGTGCACCTCAGTGGGTAGTGGAAAATGCGGTTCATGACGCCAGCGATGGGAACGCCGTCCAGCGTGATTCCCACGAGCGTCATCGGGGCTTGCCAGGCCCCGGTCACAAAGCAGTTCGTGGCGTCGATGGGGTCAATGAAGATGCCGAGGCGACGCCGCATTGCCTCGTCGGAGTCCGCGTGCAGGACAACCGCAGCTTCAGCGTCCACGTTGCATGCGTCGCCCGCATGAATGCTTGCGTACAGCTCAGCCTCATACGGCATTGCGAGGATCCTGTAGTGCGTAGCCATGcacgcctccacctctttggcgacagcgctgctgggctGATCTTCTTCACCAACCACAGTGAACGGGAATGCAGGGAAGGACTCGCTCAGCGCACGCAACACCACAGCCTGAATGAGGATATCCGCCGTGGTAACAAAATCATCGGCGGCGTCGCCCTCTTTGTGGTCGAGGTGCGACTTGACGTCGACACTCACGGCGTGGTGCAGGGAGTCCATCAGAATCGCCTTGCCAGCCTCGGAAAGGTCAAGCACAGTGCACGGATGCGCCGCAGAGGTCGCTGGTGATACGCTGTGCACGTGGGTCATATTTGCCTCCGCATTTGGCAGTTTTATAAGGCTCAGCATAACAtagcgctgcgccgccagtgATGCCCGGACGCAAACAGCTAAAAGCTTCGCCACATTCACTGATGTCATGGGGCTGCTAACAACTTCCTGCAACTTTTCATTCTGCTACGCACAGCCTGAAAACTGCGTGTGGGCGGGTTGTCTCGGCGAAGAATAAAAAATGGCAAGTGCAGCTCctgagggggggaggggtcgaTAGGCTGTGCTGCTCGAGTTTGGGAcggcagggagggaggaggcggaggacacacacgtgcgtcTGCACAGTCCCCCacaaacagaaaagggagacCGAAcgtgagagaagaggggggtgTTGACGTGGTAGTCCTTGAGCAGCAGGGCAGTTGCACAAATATCCTTTGAATATACCCGACTCGAGGAGAGGCTGGAGGGAATGCGTACGAGCACGTGGCTTGTGGTGCTGCACATAaagcgctgctggcgatgcCAGACGTTGGAGGgcacggagaagagagaggcagcgagggggACATCCGTAGGTCGGCGCCACCACACGAGCGACAGCAGTGAAAACGTGAAAGCGCACCGGCGAATTTGGAGGAGTTGGAAAAAATAAATTTGTGCTCTCCGCTGCAGCCATGCGCTCCTCGCCCTGGTAATGTGCCCTGATGAAACTCAACCACAGACACACGGAGTAccagaaaggagaggggagctgCGACGTGTCAGCAGAGGGGGGTAGAGTCAACCACGCGTGCGTGGACCTCAACCTGAGGCATTCGCTGAATCGCGGGCTGCACCCACCAAAGAAGCGGCCATCGCCGGGCTACATCCACATGCACGCACTACGCACCGTACTTGGGTAGCTGCCCAGCCTTGAAGGCCAGCTCCCGAAGCAACGCGCTCAGGGTGCACTTATTTACACACACAGCCAGCGGCTCCGCCGCAgtggcaccgccgtcagCCCACTTTCCCCGCAGCCCACGGTCCCGAAGAACAGGGTAGCGGGAGTACATGTGCACTGGATAGACAACGCAGCCGTGTGCTAAAGAACCGGCTgactccagcagctccgagTAGTAGCTTGGCGTTGGTCGCAGCCAGGCAAGTGCATCGCCGCGCGCGGAGGAGTTTGCAGTAATAGGCGGTGGGCACGACTCCTGTCGCGCTACGTCCAGAACAGCTACCAGTGTGTACGGCGCCTCTGTCGTGCTCTCCCTCCTGGTGGATGCGTAAGGGCACGCCCCGTGAAGCCAAGTCAGCAGGGAGGCAACGCACGCCTCGGC from Leishmania braziliensis MHOM/BR/75/M2904 complete genome, chromosome 31 includes these protein-coding regions:
- a CDS encoding putative inositol polyphosphate 1-phosphatase; amino-acid sequence: MTSVNVAKLLAVCVRASLAAQRYVMLSLIKLPNAEANMTHVHSVSPATSAAHPCTVLDLSEAGKAILMDSLHHAVSVDVKSHLDHKEGDAADDFVTTADILIQAVVLRALSESFPAFPFTVVGEEDQPSSAVAKEVEACMATHYRILAMPYEAELYASIHAGDACNVDAEAAVVLHADSDEAMRRRLGIFIDPIDATNCFVTGAWQAPMTLVGITLDGVPIAGVMNRIFHYPLRCTDDPAVTETPVKSCVPGLSVVLNTPALASPFVVFDGELLPGPIQIEPQPECTRKTTLAVCCSSTTKELFLQRLLTQLEPCSPVHVRGAGYKQYHLLKKMLKGRHVPHEVITPADVFVCPPAAIKKWDCCAPHAFLYTFGGDIFDRDGAPLRYPLIDACGAAVSSSSESSVLTNGLVAVTPYAKTEVARRLGWTPTLVQ